From one Prosthecobacter vanneervenii genomic stretch:
- a CDS encoding ArdC family protein produces the protein MKSDIYTQVTDRIIDQLQAGVIPWKSPYFSKVGFPRNFATGRAYQGINVFLLGSLRCTSPFFLTFIQAKELGGHVRKGEKGSLVVKYGTYNKQDEGSHAEEGEGETRRFLRAYTVFHASQIEGIEFPTPENLPELSLSDKTDRARAIVAAMPSAPAIREGAAVPCYRPATDSVHMPEGRFFEGEEAYYSTLFHELAHSTGHASRLARKTLLENRGISADGDTARKTYAEEELVAEMAASFLNAHAGIIEDELTNSAAYLQGWINALQSKDAKGWIIRAASQAQKAANYILNLAQEDARP, from the coding sequence ATGAAATCAGACATCTACACACAGGTTACAGACCGCATCATCGACCAACTACAAGCCGGGGTCATCCCGTGGAAATCGCCATACTTTTCAAAGGTTGGGTTTCCTCGCAACTTTGCCACCGGCAGAGCTTATCAGGGGATTAACGTCTTTCTTTTGGGCAGCCTTCGTTGCACGTCCCCGTTTTTCCTGACCTTCATTCAGGCAAAGGAGCTTGGCGGACACGTCCGCAAGGGAGAGAAAGGTTCGCTTGTGGTGAAGTATGGCACCTACAACAAGCAGGACGAGGGCAGCCATGCCGAGGAAGGCGAGGGCGAGACACGCCGCTTTTTGAGGGCTTACACCGTGTTTCATGCTTCGCAGATTGAGGGCATCGAGTTCCCCACGCCTGAGAACCTGCCGGAGCTTTCCCTTTCCGATAAGACCGACCGCGCCCGCGCCATCGTGGCAGCCATGCCGAGCGCCCCAGCCATCCGCGAGGGGGCAGCGGTTCCTTGCTACCGTCCCGCAACCGATAGCGTCCACATGCCAGAGGGGCGATTTTTTGAAGGCGAGGAGGCGTATTATTCCACGCTTTTTCATGAGCTGGCCCACAGCACCGGCCATGCTTCACGCCTTGCCCGCAAGACCTTGCTGGAGAATCGCGGCATCAGCGCCGACGGCGACACCGCTCGCAAGACCTACGCCGAGGAAGAGCTTGTAGCAGAAATGGCCGCTTCGTTCCTGAATGCCCATGCTGGCATCATTGAGGACGAACTCACCAACTCCGCCGCCTACCTGCAAGGCTGGATTAACGCCCTGCAAAGCAAGGACGCTAAAGGCTGGATCATCCGCGCCGCATCGCAGGCGCAGAAAGCCGCCAACTACATCTTGAACCTTGCGCAGGAGGACGCCCGCCCATGA
- a CDS encoding DUF6876 family protein, with the protein MTQKTLSKADLRQFTGTDQWYRHGLARNVLYTDGVQHVAEAGGAYWLVDEIAFAQSIPAVTAEEFQTWRLKVNADHAATLACDDGNGRIVFSKEIEFTDFPLDEISLYFTNNVMMLPSEY; encoded by the coding sequence ATGACACAGAAAACACTCAGCAAAGCCGATCTTCGCCAATTCACCGGAACCGACCAGTGGTATCGCCACGGCCTCGCACGCAACGTGCTTTACACCGATGGTGTTCAGCATGTCGCAGAGGCAGGCGGTGCCTACTGGCTGGTTGATGAGATCGCTTTCGCTCAATCCATCCCAGCCGTCACCGCCGAAGAGTTCCAGACGTGGCGTCTGAAGGTCAATGCTGACCACGCCGCCACACTGGCCTGCGACGATGGCAATGGCCGAATCGTCTTCTCCAAGGAAATCGAATTCACCGATTTCCCACTGGATGAAATCTCTCTCTACTTCACGAACAACGTGATGATGTTGCCGAGCGAGTATTAG
- a CDS encoding PIN domain-containing protein produces the protein MFKLLIDTCVWLDMAKDHQQQATIGVLEELVRQKQVTLIVPTIVRDEFTRNKARIVEDSQRSLSSTLKRAKQAVELLGGGKTKRIVLEQLSDLDFRLPSMGESAIESIGRLEKLFDAAEMVGVSDAVKLRAAERALAKKAPFHTQRNSMADAMLMEIYGDMLSAANRGLRFAFVTHNTKDFSHPNADHRLPHPDFSNYFSKIKSLYFIKLTEALKRVQPVMVSDLMMEHEWTEEPRQLSEILDSIEELIDKVWYNRHQIRREKIECGLIKIVAKEAYPARDPRETTIQRDIWEGAKKSARKVEKKYGLENLGPWDDFEWGMINGKLSALRWALGDEWDMLDT, from the coding sequence ATGTTCAAACTGCTAATTGATACCTGTGTCTGGCTTGACATGGCAAAGGACCACCAGCAGCAGGCTACTATTGGCGTTTTGGAGGAGCTGGTCCGGCAAAAGCAGGTTACACTGATTGTGCCGACCATCGTTCGTGATGAATTCACCCGTAATAAGGCTCGCATTGTGGAGGACAGCCAGCGTAGCCTGTCAAGCACCCTCAAGAGAGCTAAGCAAGCAGTTGAGCTACTTGGTGGCGGCAAAACGAAGCGAATCGTTTTAGAACAGCTCAGCGACCTCGATTTCAGGCTGCCCAGCATGGGGGAAAGCGCCATTGAGTCGATTGGACGCTTAGAGAAGCTATTTGATGCTGCCGAGATGGTGGGAGTGTCAGACGCCGTGAAGCTGCGAGCTGCCGAACGGGCGCTTGCCAAAAAGGCTCCATTTCACACACAACGCAACAGCATGGCGGATGCGATGCTGATGGAGATATACGGGGACATGCTTTCCGCTGCCAATAGGGGCTTGCGTTTTGCCTTCGTGACACACAACACCAAAGACTTCAGCCATCCCAACGCTGACCATCGATTGCCACACCCCGACTTCTCCAACTACTTCAGCAAAATTAAATCCTTATACTTCATCAAGCTCACCGAGGCGTTGAAACGTGTGCAACCTGTGATGGTGTCAGATTTGATGATGGAGCACGAGTGGACCGAAGAGCCAAGGCAATTGAGCGAAATCCTTGATTCTATTGAAGAGCTAATCGACAAGGTTTGGTATAATCGTCACCAAATTCGCAGAGAGAAGATTGAATGTGGCTTGATTAAAATTGTCGCCAAAGAAGCCTACCCGGCTAGAGACCCACGGGAGACAACTATTCAGCGAGACATATGGGAGGGCGCGAAGAAATCTGCGCGGAAAGTTGAGAAGAAATATGGCTTGGAAAATCTCGGGCCTTGGGATGACTTTGAGTGGGGAATGATTAACGGAAAGCTCTCTGCACTTCGATGGGCGCTAGGTGACGAATGGGACATGCTCGATACATAA
- a CDS encoding 3'-5' exonuclease has protein sequence MRAIKVASSKYHPGEEDTLLKSTGTEFRIADTFTDSLARLTGDEQKAVKTTAFDLQINPANPGMSFHKLDKARDKNFWSVRVNRDIRLIVHKSDANLLLCYVDHHDKAYDWAERRKLETHPKTGAAQLVEIRETVHEIFVPTYVQQELPEPKPRKRQLFAQCSDDELLSYGVPSEWLADVRQADEDTLLLLSDRLPTEAAEALLELATGGKPRIPQTAPVTANPFEHPDAQRRFRVMSNVEELERALEFPWDKWSVFLHPDQRHSVERNYSGPARVSGSAGTGKTIVAVHRAVFLARNNPNARVLLTTFSHILANSLRSKLRRLISNEPRLAERLEVHSIEAIGSRLYKAHFGTANIASRSDILKIIAEASKAVAGHKFSSQFLLSEWEQIVDAWQLNTWESYRDVVRLGRKTRLPEAQRALLWQIFENVRSQLAARKLVTVSEMFTKLAAAIHKDKNPPFDFAVVDEAQDIGIAHLRFLAAIGAKRPDALFFAGDLGQRIFQQPFSWLALGVDIRGRSRNLRINYRTSHQIRTQADRLLGPEISDVDGNKEQRDETVSVFNGPPPDIRILKTEEEEIVAVADWLTARKDEGIAPHEFGIFVRSEAQLERAREAVQKAGIPFKTLDEQVETTSGFASICTMHLAKGLEFRAVAVMACDDEVLPLQERIESISDDADLEEVYNTERHLLYVACTRARDQLLITGISPASEFIEDLRT, from the coding sequence ATGAGAGCGATCAAGGTCGCCTCTTCAAAATACCATCCTGGTGAAGAGGACACTCTCTTGAAAAGCACTGGCACAGAATTCCGCATTGCAGACACATTTACCGACAGCCTTGCTCGTCTCACCGGCGACGAGCAGAAGGCCGTGAAGACGACGGCGTTCGACTTGCAGATCAACCCGGCTAATCCCGGCATGAGCTTCCACAAGCTCGACAAGGCGAGGGACAAGAATTTCTGGTCGGTGCGCGTTAATCGCGACATCCGCCTGATTGTCCACAAGAGCGACGCCAACTTGCTCTTGTGTTACGTTGACCACCACGACAAAGCGTATGATTGGGCGGAACGGCGCAAGCTGGAGACGCACCCCAAGACCGGTGCTGCTCAGTTGGTGGAAATCCGCGAGACGGTTCACGAGATTTTCGTCCCTACCTACGTCCAGCAAGAACTGCCAGAGCCTAAGCCCCGCAAAAGGCAGCTCTTCGCGCAATGCTCGGATGATGAACTGCTGTCCTACGGCGTGCCCAGCGAATGGCTCGCAGATGTTCGCCAAGCGGACGAGGACACATTGCTGCTCTTGTCCGACCGTTTGCCCACGGAGGCAGCAGAGGCATTGCTGGAACTCGCCACAGGTGGGAAACCTCGCATTCCGCAGACCGCTCCTGTCACGGCAAATCCGTTCGAGCATCCAGACGCACAGCGCCGTTTCCGCGTGATGTCCAACGTCGAAGAGTTGGAAAGGGCGCTCGAATTCCCTTGGGACAAGTGGTCTGTCTTCCTTCACCCCGACCAGCGGCATTCAGTCGAGCGCAATTACAGCGGCCCAGCCCGTGTGTCTGGTTCTGCCGGAACAGGCAAAACCATCGTTGCCGTTCATCGCGCCGTGTTTCTGGCTCGCAACAATCCCAACGCCAGGGTGCTGCTCACGACGTTCTCGCACATCTTGGCGAACTCGCTTCGCTCAAAGCTGCGCAGGCTTATCAGCAACGAGCCTCGCCTTGCGGAGCGGCTAGAAGTCCACTCCATCGAGGCGATTGGCAGCCGCCTTTACAAAGCGCACTTCGGAACGGCAAACATTGCCTCGCGCTCGGATATTCTGAAAATCATCGCCGAAGCGTCCAAAGCCGTTGCCGGCCACAAGTTCAGCAGCCAGTTCCTTTTATCCGAATGGGAGCAGATCGTTGACGCATGGCAGCTCAACACATGGGAGTCTTATCGGGATGTTGTCCGGCTTGGCCGCAAGACACGTTTGCCGGAAGCGCAACGGGCGCTTCTCTGGCAAATCTTCGAGAATGTCCGTTCCCAGCTTGCTGCCCGCAAGCTGGTCACTGTCTCAGAGATGTTTACGAAACTGGCAGCAGCCATTCACAAAGACAAGAACCCACCCTTTGACTTTGCCGTAGTGGACGAGGCCCAGGACATCGGCATCGCACATCTGCGGTTTCTTGCAGCCATCGGAGCTAAACGCCCCGATGCTCTTTTCTTCGCTGGCGATCTTGGGCAGCGGATTTTCCAGCAGCCTTTTTCGTGGCTCGCTCTTGGCGTGGATATTCGAGGACGCTCTCGCAACCTGCGAATCAACTACAGAACCTCGCATCAAATCCGCACCCAGGCCGACCGCTTGCTTGGTCCTGAGATTAGCGACGTGGACGGGAACAAGGAGCAAAGGGATGAAACGGTGTCAGTTTTCAACGGTCCACCGCCTGACATCCGCATCCTGAAGACCGAAGAAGAGGAAATAGTGGCTGTTGCCGATTGGCTCACCGCTCGCAAGGACGAGGGGATTGCCCCTCACGAATTCGGCATTTTCGTTCGCTCCGAGGCCCAATTGGAACGTGCCCGCGAGGCGGTTCAAAAAGCAGGAATTCCCTTCAAGACGCTTGATGAACAAGTGGAGACAACCAGCGGCTTTGCGTCCATTTGCACCATGCACCTTGCCAAAGGGCTTGAGTTCCGGGCAGTGGCCGTCATGGCCTGCGACGATGAGGTTCTGCCGTTGCAGGAACGCATCGAGTCCATTTCCGATGACGCCGACCTTGAAGAGGTTTACAACACAGAGCGGCACCTTCTTTACGTCGCCTGCACCCGCGCTCGCGACCAGCTTTTAATTACGGGCATATCGCCTGCGTCAGAGTTTATTGAAGATCTCCGCACCTGA
- a CDS encoding DUF2326 domain-containing protein — protein sequence MKLSKLYTNKPDSFTPVNFVSGLNVVMAEIRLPENRNKDTHNLGKTTLGRLLDFCFLSGRDPKFFLFKHEEIFKDFVFYLEIELEAGSFVTVRRGVEAASQISFKRHSASDQDFSELPDSSWDHCNVPFDRSKELLDGLLDWRTLKPWAFRKILGYLLRSQDDFREVFHLRKFASRHSQWKPFLAHILGFDGELLEQHYQKEEELSKKESDADVIKKELGGSAEDISKIEGILLLKKQEAEKKTALLTAFDFRSQDKEKTKQLVNDFDATIADLNSQRYSLNQNKKKIVASLEEEQVLFSPEEAKRLFEEAGILFQGQIKKDFQQLIEFNKAITEERGVYLREELTEIEGALKQINAELTSLGKKRSDALSFLSTTDVFDKYKRVSDELVTLRADITSLERQKDSLHRLQELRTEIRALKEAKTQLQAKIEEDTNKQNADEKSLFSLIRLYFSEIVEDVINRKALLSVALNQAGHLEFQAEILDESGNSTSADLGHTYRKLLCVAFDLAILRAHVAEKFPGFVYHDGVFESLDDRKKENLLTVLRKYADLNVQPVITLIDSDLPARAAEDGAVFSQNEIILTLHDESDQGRLFKIPSW from the coding sequence ATGAAGCTGTCTAAACTTTACACAAACAAGCCCGATAGCTTCACGCCCGTGAATTTCGTTTCAGGCTTGAACGTGGTTATGGCTGAGATTCGTTTGCCAGAAAATCGAAACAAAGATACGCACAATCTTGGCAAAACCACCTTGGGGCGTCTGCTTGATTTCTGCTTTTTATCAGGACGTGATCCGAAGTTTTTTTTGTTCAAACACGAAGAGATTTTCAAGGATTTTGTCTTCTATCTGGAGATTGAATTGGAGGCGGGATCGTTTGTCACGGTTCGGAGAGGGGTCGAAGCGGCGTCGCAGATTAGCTTCAAGCGACACTCGGCAAGCGACCAAGACTTCTCTGAGTTACCTGATTCAAGTTGGGATCACTGCAATGTTCCCTTTGATCGCTCCAAGGAACTACTCGACGGGCTTCTCGATTGGCGAACGCTTAAACCTTGGGCATTTCGCAAAATCCTTGGATACCTTCTCCGTTCCCAGGATGATTTCCGTGAAGTATTTCATCTGCGAAAATTCGCCTCCCGACATTCTCAATGGAAACCTTTCCTTGCTCACATTTTGGGCTTTGACGGAGAACTGTTAGAGCAGCACTACCAGAAAGAGGAGGAGCTTTCAAAAAAGGAGAGTGACGCCGACGTAATTAAAAAAGAATTGGGGGGGTCTGCTGAGGACATCAGCAAGATTGAAGGGATACTGCTTCTGAAAAAGCAGGAGGCCGAAAAGAAGACTGCGCTTTTGACTGCTTTTGACTTTCGCTCACAAGACAAAGAAAAGACCAAACAATTGGTTAACGATTTCGATGCCACTATCGCTGATTTGAATTCGCAGCGATATTCATTGAATCAGAATAAGAAGAAGATTGTCGCATCTCTGGAGGAGGAGCAAGTCTTGTTCAGTCCTGAAGAAGCCAAGCGCTTGTTTGAAGAAGCAGGCATATTGTTTCAAGGACAGATAAAAAAAGACTTTCAGCAGCTTATTGAATTCAACAAGGCTATAACCGAAGAGCGTGGCGTTTACTTGCGTGAAGAACTCACCGAAATTGAGGGTGCCCTAAAGCAAATAAACGCCGAATTAACATCCCTCGGCAAGAAGCGATCCGATGCACTTTCGTTTCTGAGCACCACCGATGTATTCGATAAATACAAGCGCGTGTCTGACGAGCTGGTGACGCTGAGAGCTGACATTACTTCGCTGGAACGTCAGAAGGATTCACTTCATAGGTTGCAGGAACTCCGCACAGAGATTCGCGCTCTCAAAGAAGCGAAAACTCAACTCCAAGCAAAGATCGAAGAGGATACCAACAAGCAGAATGCAGATGAAAAGAGCCTCTTCTCACTCATTCGCTTATACTTCAGTGAGATTGTCGAGGATGTAATAAACAGAAAGGCTTTGCTTAGCGTTGCATTGAACCAGGCTGGGCATTTGGAATTCCAAGCCGAAATTCTTGATGAATCTGGCAATTCGACTAGCGCTGACTTGGGGCACACTTACCGTAAACTGCTTTGCGTGGCTTTCGATTTGGCAATCTTGCGTGCCCATGTTGCTGAAAAGTTCCCCGGCTTTGTTTACCACGATGGCGTGTTTGAATCGCTGGATGATCGCAAGAAGGAAAACTTGCTCACAGTGCTCCGCAAATATGCCGACCTAAACGTCCAGCCAGTTATTACGTTGATCGACTCTGACTTGCCTGCGCGTGCCGCTGAAGATGGCGCTGTTTTCAGCCAGAACGAAATCATCCTAACATTACACGATGAGAGCGATCAAGGTCGCCTCTTCAAAATACCATCCTGGTGA
- a CDS encoding ABC-three component system middle component 8: MLRPSKHSHPDRTVINVALLMLVHLKARRVEEYEKLRSFAKKSVAGGDVLFLPALNFLFLMGRINYLPKTDAIEFTGPSNEAV; encoded by the coding sequence ATGCTGAGACCAAGTAAACATTCCCATCCAGATCGCACGGTGATTAACGTCGCACTTCTGATGCTCGTTCATCTCAAGGCTCGTCGGGTCGAGGAGTATGAAAAACTGCGCTCATTCGCAAAGAAAAGCGTAGCTGGAGGGGATGTCTTGTTTCTCCCTGCGCTGAATTTTCTCTTTTTAATGGGACGCATTAACTACCTTCCAAAAACTGACGCAATAGAATTTACGGGACCTTCAAATGAAGCTGTCTAA
- a CDS encoding ABC-three component system protein: protein MKYAYEDLSDKQFEDLVVFLCQKLLGISVQGFAEGPDGGRDAKFVGTAELHPSKAAPWVGTTIIQAKHTNGYNRRFSESDFFNAESNQNVIGEEIGRIKTLRDGKQLDHYMLFANRRLGGNTESVIRAHISKECGIPEASIYLCDIEQLEKWLKLFPEAAKLASLDPIDSPLIVSPDDLAEVVQAIALQREELSKILDDPPAPRISYDKKNALNNMTPEYAEAQRKRYLKETAQIRTFLAAPENDKLLQMYESVVDEFQLKIIAKRKDYQTFDEVMEYLVDLLFGRDAVLRQHGHKRLTRVVLFYMYWNCDIGEVGDAETK from the coding sequence ATGAAATACGCATACGAAGATTTGAGCGATAAGCAATTTGAGGACCTCGTGGTTTTCTTATGCCAAAAGTTGCTCGGAATTTCGGTGCAAGGATTCGCAGAGGGGCCAGACGGTGGACGAGACGCCAAATTTGTGGGAACCGCTGAACTGCATCCGAGCAAGGCTGCACCTTGGGTCGGCACCACCATCATTCAGGCAAAGCATACGAATGGCTACAATCGCCGTTTTTCGGAATCAGATTTCTTCAATGCGGAAAGCAACCAGAACGTGATTGGTGAAGAGATCGGTCGGATTAAGACGCTTCGAGACGGCAAGCAACTGGACCACTACATGCTTTTTGCAAACCGTCGTCTTGGCGGCAACACAGAGAGCGTCATTCGTGCTCACATTTCAAAAGAGTGCGGCATTCCAGAGGCATCCATCTATTTGTGCGATATTGAGCAACTGGAGAAATGGCTGAAACTTTTTCCAGAAGCAGCAAAACTGGCGAGCCTCGACCCAATCGACTCCCCCCTCATAGTGAGTCCAGATGATTTGGCCGAAGTTGTTCAGGCTATTGCTCTTCAGAGAGAGGAATTGAGCAAGATTTTGGACGATCCACCAGCGCCGCGAATTTCATACGACAAGAAGAACGCGCTGAACAACATGACCCCAGAATATGCGGAGGCGCAGCGCAAAAGGTATCTCAAGGAGACGGCACAGATCAGAACATTCTTGGCGGCCCCTGAGAACGACAAGCTACTTCAAATGTATGAATCTGTGGTCGATGAGTTCCAGTTGAAAATCATCGCAAAACGCAAGGATTATCAAACTTTTGACGAAGTGATGGAATATCTTGTGGACTTACTCTTTGGCAGAGATGCGGTCTTGAGACAGCATGGGCACAAGCGATTGACGCGGGTGGTGCTGTTCTATATGTATTGGAACTGTGACATTGGGGAGGTCGGCGATGCTGAGACCAAGTAA
- a CDS encoding site-specific DNA-methyltransferase, with protein MAKKPTTAKTVETLTHEEAKRKNIPTAEFQSVLHAEQQNPKQIRYPRNTDLDPQLVWRGKDEQDWSDLVVHAPPLYIQEKVHPKALIDDLLRETKERQHDEGLLTPDLFADFNGIPKGADKTEFYAHDQNWSNRMILGDSLQVMASLAEREGLRGRVQCIYFDPPYGIKFNSNFQWSTTSRDVKDGKADHITREPEQVKAFRDTWRDGIHSYLTYLRDRLTVARDLLTDSGSIFVQIGDENVHRVRAVMDEVFGDTNFISLITTKKSGGMGQAHIDNISDYIVWYAKDAAVAKYRPAYFEKDLREGAGARYRSVQAMDGTIRPLKASEASGEQALAEGERVFLAGPLTSETASESTLFEFSLNGHKLRPRKGGWKTGAAGMERLLKSNRLLKTKEFVNYKIFFNDFAAVAIPNLWEDTMGTAEQNKVYVVQTTSKVIQRCLLMTTDPGDLVLDPTCGSGTTAAVAEQWGRRWITIDTSRVALALARARIMGARYPYYLLADSREGQLKEAEITRSAPSSQPVHGNIRQGFVYERVPHITLKSIANNAEIDVIWEKWQAKLEPLRESLNDSLKKTWQEWEIPREADAKWSDAAKKMHSDWWQGRIARQKEIDASISAKGDYEYLYDKPFDDKKKVRVAGPFTVESLSPHRVLGVDEDDELIDTLKEGEAEYGAKQTFPQMVLENLKAAGVQQAHKEDKIVFTALTPWPGELVCGEGRYMEGDTEKRAAIFIGPEFGTVQRQDLVLAAREAGDADFDVLIACAFNFEAHTTEFNKLGRIPVLKARMNADLHMSDDLKNTGKGNLFVIFGEPDITILPEKDGRIRVKVNGVDVFHPNTGEVRSDGADGIACWFIDTDYNEESFFVRHAYFLGANDPYNSLKTTLKAEIDADAWATLNSDTSRPFDKPKKGRIAVKVINHLGDEVMKVFRV; from the coding sequence ATGGCGAAGAAACCGACCACAGCAAAGACCGTCGAAACGCTAACGCACGAAGAGGCGAAGCGGAAGAACATTCCGACTGCCGAGTTCCAATCCGTGCTCCATGCCGAGCAGCAGAACCCCAAGCAGATTCGCTATCCGCGCAACACCGACCTCGACCCTCAGCTTGTCTGGCGTGGGAAGGACGAGCAGGATTGGAGTGACCTCGTGGTTCATGCGCCACCGCTCTACATTCAGGAGAAGGTTCATCCGAAGGCATTAATTGATGACCTGCTTCGTGAAACCAAGGAGCGCCAGCATGATGAAGGGCTGCTAACGCCTGACCTGTTTGCCGACTTCAACGGCATCCCCAAGGGGGCGGACAAGACCGAGTTCTATGCCCACGACCAGAACTGGAGCAATCGCATGATTCTCGGCGATTCCTTGCAGGTCATGGCAAGCCTTGCAGAGCGCGAGGGCCTGCGTGGGCGTGTGCAGTGCATCTACTTCGACCCACCCTACGGCATCAAGTTCAACAGCAACTTCCAGTGGTCCACGACCAGCCGCGATGTGAAAGACGGCAAAGCCGACCACATCACCCGCGAGCCAGAACAGGTCAAAGCCTTCCGCGACACCTGGCGTGACGGTATCCACAGCTACCTCACCTACCTGCGTGACCGGCTTACTGTCGCTCGCGACCTACTCACTGACTCCGGCTCTATTTTTGTGCAGATTGGCGATGAAAATGTCCATCGCGTGCGCGCAGTAATGGATGAAGTTTTTGGAGATACTAATTTCATTAGTCTAATCACGACCAAGAAAAGCGGTGGAATGGGACAAGCCCACATCGACAACATATCGGACTATATCGTTTGGTATGCAAAAGATGCAGCAGTCGCAAAATATCGGCCCGCATACTTTGAAAAGGATCTCCGTGAGGGAGCTGGTGCTAGGTATCGTTCGGTGCAGGCAATGGACGGAACAATTCGTCCGCTCAAAGCAAGCGAGGCAAGCGGCGAACAGGCTTTGGCGGAAGGAGAAAGAGTTTTTCTGGCTGGTCCTTTAACTTCTGAAACTGCGAGCGAATCCACTCTCTTTGAGTTCAGCCTCAACGGGCACAAGCTGAGGCCACGAAAAGGCGGCTGGAAAACAGGTGCCGCCGGTATGGAGAGGCTCTTGAAGTCAAACCGACTCCTGAAAACCAAGGAGTTCGTGAATTATAAAATCTTCTTCAACGACTTCGCCGCAGTGGCCATTCCGAATCTGTGGGAAGACACGATGGGCACCGCAGAACAGAATAAGGTTTACGTCGTTCAGACAACCTCGAAGGTCATTCAACGCTGTCTCTTGATGACTACGGACCCAGGCGACCTCGTGCTCGACCCGACCTGCGGTTCGGGCACTACCGCTGCTGTCGCTGAGCAATGGGGCCGCCGCTGGATCACAATTGACACCTCTCGCGTTGCACTCGCTTTGGCTCGTGCCCGCATCATGGGCGCACGTTACCCGTATTATTTGCTGGCTGACTCCCGTGAAGGCCAACTCAAGGAAGCGGAAATCACCCGCTCCGCGCCAAGTTCACAGCCCGTGCATGGAAATATCCGCCAAGGCTTTGTCTATGAGCGTGTCCCTCACATCACCCTCAAGTCTATTGCCAACAATGCAGAGATAGATGTGATATGGGAGAAGTGGCAAGCGAAGCTGGAACCATTGCGCGAATCGTTGAATGACTCGCTCAAGAAGACCTGGCAGGAGTGGGAAATCCCACGCGAGGCCGACGCTAAGTGGTCGGATGCTGCAAAAAAAATGCACTCTGACTGGTGGCAGGGACGGATTGCACGGCAGAAAGAAATCGACGCCTCTATTTCGGCAAAAGGCGACTATGAGTATCTTTACGACAAGCCTTTCGACGACAAGAAGAAGGTTCGCGTGGCCGGTCCCTTCACAGTGGAAAGTCTCTCGCCGCATCGAGTCCTGGGCGTTGATGAAGACGATGAGTTGATTGACACGCTCAAAGAGGGTGAGGCCGAGTATGGAGCCAAGCAGACCTTCCCGCAGATGGTTCTAGAAAACCTCAAGGCCGCAGGCGTGCAGCAGGCACACAAGGAAGACAAGATTGTCTTCACCGCTCTTACACCTTGGCCCGGTGAACTGGTTTGCGGCGAAGGACGCTACATGGAGGGCGACACGGAGAAACGCGCCGCCATTTTCATCGGCCCGGAATTCGGAACCGTGCAGCGCCAAGACCTCGTGCTTGCAGCTCGTGAAGCAGGGGACGCTGACTTTGATGTCCTGATCGCCTGCGCCTTCAACTTCGAGGCACACACGACCGAGTTCAATAAGCTGGGAAGAATCCCCGTGCTGAAGGCCCGCATGAACGCAGACCTTCACATGTCCGACGACCTCAAGAACACCGGCAAGGGCAACCTGTTCGTCATCTTCGGTGAACCTGACATCACCATCCTGCCAGAGAAAGACGGCAGAATCCGCGTGAAAGTGAACGGCGTTGACGTGTTCCACCCCAACACCGGCGAGGTTCGCAGCGATGGCGCGGACGGCATCGCCTGCTGGTTTATTGATACCGACTACAACGAAGAGAGCTTCTTCGTGCGCCATGCCTATTTCCTCGGTGCCAACGACCCCTACAATTCACTCAAGACCACGCTGAAAGCGGAGATTGATGCTGATGCGTGGGCCACGCTGAACAGCGACACCTCGCGCCCCTTCGACAAGCCGAAGAAGGGCCGCATCGCAGTCAAAGTCATCAATCACCTTGGCGACGAAGTGATGAAAGTTTTTCGTGTTTAA